A stretch of Camelina sativa cultivar DH55 chromosome 18, Cs, whole genome shotgun sequence DNA encodes these proteins:
- the LOC104762560 gene encoding peroxidase 69 gives MGRGYNLLSVLVTFLVLVAAVTAQGNRVSNRGGGRRPRVGFYGNRCRNVESIVRSVVQSHVRSNPANAPGLLRMHFHDCFVRGCDGSILLAGNTSERTAGPNRSLRGFEVIEEAKTRLELACPRTVSCADILTLATRDAVVLSGGQSWKVPLGRLDGRISQASDVNLPGPSDPVSKQKQDFAAKTLNTLDLVTLVGGHTIGTAGCGLVRGRFFNFNGTGQPDPSIDPSFVPLIQARCPQNGGTRVELDAGSVDRFDTSFLRNVRSSRVVLQSDLVLWKDTETRVIIERLLGLRRPSLRFGTEFGKSMVKMSLIEVKTGSDGEIRRVCSAIN, from the exons atgggTCGTGGTTACAATTTGCTATCCGTTCTAGTAACGTTTTTAGTGTTGGTTGCAGCTGTAACCGCCCAAGGGAACCGTGTCTCAAACCGCGGTGGTGGTCGAAGACCGCGAGTTGGGTTTTACGGGAATAGATGCCGAAACGTAGAGTCTATCGTGAGATCGGTGGTTCAGTCTCATGTCCGGTCGAACCCGGCTAATGCACCTGGACTTTTACGAATGCATTTTCACGATTGTTTTGTCCGTGGCTGTGATGGCTCGATTCTCCTCGCTGGTAACACCTCGGAGAGAACCGCAGGTCCCAACCGTTCATTGAGAGGATTCGAAGTTATTGAAGAGGCTAAGACTCGGCTTGAGCTTGCTTGTCCTCGAACCGTTTCTTGTGCTGATATTCTCACCCTTGCTACCCGAGACGCCGTCGTTTtg AGCGGTGGGCAAAGCTGGAAAGTGCCATTGGGGCGTCTCGACGGCCGAATCTCGCAAGCCTCAGACGTGAACTTGCCTGGACCAAGCGACCCCGTCTCTAAGCAGAAGCAAGACTTCGCTGCTAAAACTCTCAACACATTAGACCTCGTAACTCTTGTTG GGGGACACACAATAGGAACTGCTGGCTGCGGTCTAGTAAGGGGCAGGTTCTTTAACTTCAACGGGACAGGACAACCCGACCCATCAATCGACCCGAGTTTTGTGCCGCTGATTCAGGCTCGATGCCCTCAAAATGGAGGCACCCGAGTCGAGTTAGACGCTGGAAGTGTTGACAGGTTTGACACATCGTTCCTTAGAAACGTGAGGTCAAGTCGCGTGGTTCTCCAATCTGATCTAGTTCTATGGAAGGACACCGAGACCCGAGTCATCATTGAAAGGTTATTAGGCTTACGCCGACCATCCTTGAGGTTCGGAACCGAGTTCGGGAAGTCGATGGTCAAGATGAGTCTCATAGAAGTTAAGACTGGATCAGATGGGGAGATTCGTAGGGTTTGCTCTGCGATCAATTAA